The Nostoc sp. PCC 7524 nucleotide sequence CTGTATCACTGACAGCAAAGGCGATGACAGATTGGGCGCGATTTAAGGTGGTTTGGCTTGAGCCTGGCTTGGCTACCGCAATCCGCAGGCGGACTTCTCCCTGTTCTGTAAATTTAAAGGCATTGGAAAGGAGATTTTTGAGGATTTGTTGTAAACGTTTGACATCAGTATTGATGCTGATGGGCAACTCTGGCGCTAATTCAATCACAAAGTTTAGCCCTTGATTTTGGGCGACTTGTCCAAAGTTGCGCTCAATCTGTTCTGCCAACTCTGCCAACAGGATCGGGGACGGATTGACAGACATTGTACCGGATTCGATTTTGGCTAAATCTAAGATGTCATTAATTAATGCCAGCAAATCATTACCCGCCGAGTAAATGGTTTGGCTGTATTCGATTTGTTTACTGGTGAGATTTCCATCAACGTTATCTTTCAACAATTGCGCCAAAATCAACAAACTGTTTAGGGGTGTCCGCAGCTCATGGGACATATTGGCGAGAAATTCCGATTTATACTTCGATGAAAGTGCTAGTTGTTCGGCTTTATCTTCTAGAGAACATCTGGCTTGTTCGATTTCGCGATTTTTGCGCTCTACTTCTTGTTTTTGCTGTTCTAGTAATTCTGCCTTTTCTTCTAGTTCGGTGTTGGTTTGTTGTAACTCCTCTTGCTGTTTCCTTAACAATTCCTCAGAGGCTCTGAGTGATTCGGCTTGTTCTTCTAATAGTTGATTGGTTTCGCGGAGTTCGTCTTGCTGGCTTTGCAGTTCTTCGGCTAAAGACTGGGACTGCTTGAGTAATTCTTCGGTACGCATGGAAGCAGCGATCGTATTGAGAACGATCGCAATACTTTCGGTGAGTTGGTCGAGGAAGGTTAAATGAATCTCACTAAAGCGCCGGAAGGAAGCTAATTCAATCACAGCCGTCACCTGTCCTTCAAATAGTACAGGTAACACTACAGCATTGAGTGGCGTAGCTTCTCCTAACCCAGAGCTAATTTTGATATAGTCATCTGGTACTTCTGTTAATAAAATACTGGCTTTTTCCAGGGCGCATTGTCCTACCAAACCTTCACCCAGATAGAAGCGGTTAGCCAGATGTTTGCGTTGACGGTAAGCATAGCTACTGAGTAGTTGCAGATAGGGCGGATGTTCTGTGCTTTCCATAAGATAGAATACGCCATGTTGCGCTCCTACCAGGGGTGCTAGTTCTGAGAGAATCAGTTTAGTGACGGTTTCCAAGTCACGCTGACCTTGTAGCATTCGGGTAAATTTGGCCAGGTTAGTTTTCAACCAGTCTTGCTCATTGTTTTTCTGGGTTGTCTCCCGCAGGTTAGCAATCATCTGGTTGATGTTGTCCTTGAGGGTGGCTACTTCTCCTTGGGCTTCCACGGTGATAGAACGGGTTAAATCGCCTTTAGTGACGGCTGTGGCGACTTCTGCGATCGCTCGTAATTGCGTGGTGAGGGTGGCCGCCAGTTCATTAACATTATCCGTTAAATCTTTCCATGTCCCCGCCGCCCCAGGGACTTTGGCTTGGCCGCCTAATTTCCCTTCAATGCCGACTTCTCGTGCTACTGTCGTTACCTGATTAGCAAAGGTGGCAAGGGTATCAATCATCTCGTTAATTGTCTCAGCTAAGGCTTCGATTTCACCTTGAGCATTGAGCATGAGTTTGCGCTTTAAGTCACCATTGGCAACAGCTGTCACCACTCTAGCAATGCCCCGTACCTGGGCGGTTAAGTTCCCCGCCATTGAGTTGACGTTATCTGTCAAATCTTTCCAAGTTCCGGCTACACCTTGCACCTGTGCTTGACCACCAAGTTTACCTTCGGTTCCCACCTCACGGGCTACCCGTGTGACTTCACTAGCAAAGGAACTGAGTTGATCCACCATTGTATTAATCGTGTTTTTCAACTCCAGAATTTCACCTTTGACATCAACGGTAATTTTCTTGGAAAGGTCGCCATTAGCTACGGCTTTGGTAACTTCGGCGATGTTGCGGACTTGGGCGGTTAAATTCCCAGCCATTGAGTTGACGTTATCAGTCAAGTCTTTCCAAGTACCACCCACACCCCTGACATAGGCTTGCACACCCAACTTACCTTCAGTTCCCACCTCACGGGCGACTCTAGTCACCTCGCTAGCAAAGGAGTTGAGCTGATCCACCATTGTATTGATTGTGTTTTTCAACTCCAGAATTTCGCCTTTGACATCAACGGTGATTTTCTTAGACAAGTCGCCATTGGCTACGGCTGTTGTGACTTCGGCGATGTTGCGGACTTGCGCTGTTAAACTGCCTGCCATAAAATTCACGCTGTCGGTCAAGTCTTTCCAAGTACCGCCAACGCCTTTAACTTCTGCCTGTACCCCTAGTTTCCCTTCTGTTCCCACTTCACGGGCTACCCGTGTGACTTCACTAGCAAAGGAACCGAGTTGATCCACCATGATATTAATCGTGTTTTTCAACTCCCGAATTTCACCTTTAACATCGACGGTAATTTTTTTAGACAAGTCGCCGTTAGCTACAGCTGTGGTAACTGTGGCAATGTTGCGGACTTGGGCGGTTAAGTTACCCGCCATCAAATTTACGTTGTCGGTTAAGTCTTTCCAAGTACCCGCAACGCCTTTGACTTCTGCTTGTACGCCAAGTTTACCTTCGGTTCCTACTTCACGGGCGACTCTGGTGACTTCACTAGCAAAGGAGTTGAGTTGATCCACCATTGTGTTGACGGTGTTTTTCAACTCCAGAATTTCGCCTTTAACATCGACAGTGATTTTTTTAGACAGGTCGCCATTAGCGATCGCCGTAGCAACTTCGGCAATGTTCCGCACCTGTCCGGTGAGATTACCCGCCATTAAATTTACGTTATCGGTTAAGTCTTTCCAAGTACCCGCAACGCCTTTGACTTCTGCTTGCACGCCTAGCTTCCCTTCTGTTCCCACTTCACGGGCTACCCTGGTGACTTCACTGGCAAAGGAACCCAGCCGATTTACCATTGTGTTGACAATGTTGGCTGTTTGCAAAAACTCTCCTTGGAGGGGTCGGTTGTCAATTTCTAGATTGATGCTTTGGGATAAGTCACCATTGGCTACCGCCCGAATCACACGAGTAGTTTCAGCATTCAGTTGAACTAAATCTGTAATTAGGGTATTGACAGAATTAATAGAATCTGACCAAGAACCACGCACATTGCCTAAAGAGGCACGTTCAGTAATGGTGCCTTCTTTACCAACAACATTACTGATGCGTTGTAACTCGCTTGTCATTTGTTCATTCTGCTCAATAATCTCGTTGAGAGCATCAGCAATTTTTCCCGCCATCCCTGTTTGGTCGATAGGCATCCGGGCAGAAAAGTCACCTTTTTTAACAGCAGTTAACGTTTTTAATAGCTGTTGTAAATCTAAGTTGTCATTTTCTCTGGTTAACTGCTGAGTTGTCATAATCTTTCATCCTGGAGGAGTTTGTGGTTGTTTTGCCACCCTGACGCGCTGAGTGGCACTTTTGAAAAAATTTTTAATTAAAATTCATTTCAAGTGATGCCCTGGCTGTATTTTTAATACTGTGCAAGCGCCTTTATAAGTATTATTCTGAGCAAGTGAATTAATTATTCTCTACCTGAGAAGCAGTCATAGTAGCTCAATATTTTTGATCTGGACTGACGTGATATTATGTCATCATACTTAAGTTAGATATTTAAATAAATCCCTTCTGCCTTCTGCCCTCTGCCCTCTGCCTTTCTTTGATAATCCACAATAGACTTGAATCTGGTATTGTGGCTTACGAAGGTTAGTTCTAACGCACCGCAAACTTTTAGTGGTGCGTTACGCTGACGCAATAACACACCCTACTGGCGTGTCAAGCCTTAAATGTTGCATTAAAACTCTCTTGTGGGATGGGCTTCTAGCCCGTCCAGTGCGGGCAAGATGCCCACACCACAAGAACTTATTTTTGCACTACTTTAAGCTTGCCATGCCACTACACAACTTATTTAAAATCTGGAATCTTCTCCAAAAGATACAGACAAGTTGAGAATGTGAATTAATTCTAGGACTTACGCATCTGGCACATTCGTAGGGGGCTTCAGATTTGAGTTTTTCGCTATTCTCAACAGATTTTTGGCATCTGACGCACCCTACAAGATAGGTTGAGTGTGACACCTGCTTAAGTCCTGAATTAAATAAATATTTTTCAGAAAGTCGAAGATTTTGCTGGAAAATATTTAATAATTGGGGATTTTGAGAATAAGCTTGTTAAACCCAATGTAAAAGGATATTTTAAAACAATATTTTATTTGCTCTCCACACCTTCTTAATTTATAGCGCAATTCGATTCAGTTCATGATTCACCTATGACAAGACTTAGCATTTTTGATCCATTTTAATTTTATATCTTGTGCAATTTGATGAAATCACCCCATCGCTAGAGTAGTAAAAACTGCTATTTTCTACTGAAAATATGTCATATCTTTTCAAGATATTTATTTATATTAATAATCTTAACAAAGATGTTGACAAACAAAGTTAATCACTTCCATAAGTCCTGATTGAGTTTTTAAATTAGTAAATACAAAGGGTTTATCACCGCGCATTTTTTGTGCGTCTCGTTCCATAACACTTAAATCTGCACCAACATATGGTGCTAAGTCAGTTTTATTAATGACTAATAAATCAGATTTAGTAATACCGGGGCCGCCTTTGCGGGGAATTTTATCACCAGCAGCCACATCAATCACATAAATTGTTAAGTCTACCAATTCTGGACTAAAGGTAGCGGCTAAATTATCACCACCGCTTTCTAAAAAAACTAAATCTAAGTTAAGAAAATGGTGTTCTAGTTGTTCAATTGCCGCCAAATTCATCGAAGCATCTTCACGAATTGCCGTGTGGGGACAACCGCCAGTTTCTACGCCTAAAATGCGATCGCTTGCTAAGGCTTGAGAACGCACCAAAAACTGCGCGTCTTCTTGAGTATATATATCATTCGTCACCACAGCAATTTGATAGCGATCGCGCAGTGCCTTACACATGGCATCCACCAAAGCCGTTTTCCCAGAACCCACCGGTCCAGCCACCCCAACACGAAAAGCGTTCATAATTCCATCAATATTCATTACTATAGATATGGTTATTCTGCGTTCACTTGTGCCACTTTTTGCCGAATTAATTTGGCAACTTCTGCAATTTCTGCTGGTGATTGAGCCATAGTAAATGTGTCAGGAGATGCCCCAGATGTGAAACGATCAACGAAGGCATAAAACGCTGCTTGATCGTGGGGATTGTTAATTACATAAGCTCTCAGTTCAGCTTTTGTCATTGTGTTAAAGTCAGTTGTCATTATATAAATCTCCAACGACCATTGCGATATATCTCTATTTGTATATTATCGCCAGCTAAAATGAAGACGTTGCCTGTGCGCTCGTCCAGTCGAACAATAAATATAGGTGTAAATGTATTTGTCAGGGATTGACACAGTGTGACACACATGATGCCCTGCTCGGCAGTTGGTAAAATCGTTATACCTCAATTCAGCATTCTTTTAACAGATTATCAGGTTTATCCTCTGATGCCTCAACTCCTAAACAGCCTGGTATACTGGGTTTCGTGCTGCATACTGGCTAAAGACAAACCCCAGCTACAACAGGCCATGTCATCATCTGCTAAAGACATAATTTCTACTGTGGCATGAGTGATTAATGGTTGCAACTCTAGTAATATTTCTTGCCCTGCTGTTTGTCCTAGGGGAATGAGTTTTACCCCAGCCGTCATCAAATTAGTTGCCCAGCTATGCAGATATGCTAACAAGGCGGCTTGGGGATGAATTTGCCAATGAGCCGCAGCCATCCCAAAAGCGATCGCATAATTGCTAGGATTACCTACAGCATTCACTAAAGGTAAGATTTGCGGTTGTATTTTACCAAGTAACTGCATGAGCGATCGCCCCATTTGCCAGCTAGAGTTGCGTAACTCTTGGGTTTCCCTGGCAGCAGATAACCACGAATTCCAATAACACAATCTTTCTATATCACCCCTAGTGACAGCCTGGCTAGCTCTGAGCATCACCGCCGCTTCTAGGCGAATCGCCCCATACCGTAATTCTGCCTCTAACCATCGTTGCAAAGTGACTTGGTTAGTAATTGTGCCATGTTCTACTAAAGTTTCTAAACCTTCCGAATAGCTATATGCTCCCACAGGTAAAGCCGAGCTAGCTAGTTGCAAGATATGCAAAAAATGGCTATTAGTGAGGGTGATGATGTCCATATGCGCCTAATTCTGGCTGAAACGGTAAAATTTCCTCTGTAATATTTAACCCCATTTGTTCTAACAGGTTGCATAATACCGGATCTGGAGAGAGGCGTAAATAGTTGGCAGTTATTTCTACTGGTACATGACGATTGCCTAAATGATATGCCGCCCGCATTAATAAAACTGGAGTAGCCGCGACAACCGTTAAAACTGGTTCTGGTTTAGCCGCAATTCTGATCAAACTGCCGTTAGATTCATCTTGCAAAATATCCCCATCCCGCAACACCGTTCCCCTTGGTAAACGCAAAAATACTACTTTGCCATCTGCGGTTTCAAAGCGGTGACGGCTACGAGTGCGTTCTTCAGCTGTCAAAGCCAAGGTGAAAGCGACGACAGTATCAGGGTTGGGTGGTTTACGTTGTGTTAACGTCAGCATGATCAATCACAATTACCAATTCTCTCTGGGTGAATTTTACCGTCAATGTAGGGTGTTGATTTTGTACCTTTTCAGGGGTTAAAAATTCATGCCTAATCCTTTCCTTCTTTAAGTAAAGAGTAATAAGTAATGGGTATTTACTCATTACTCATTACTCATTACTTATTACTCATTTAATTTGGTTCACCGATGAGTCCCCAATCCCCTCTAAGTCCATTCCAGCCAACCTTGATAACCGGTGACAATCCGATTACCATCTTTGAGAATATGAACTTCTATCTGGTCACTTGCCCAAGTGATTTTATCAGCAAAAGCCGGATTGAATACACGAACTCGTTGATTCCGCGAAGAAACTGGGGAATTAGGAGAATTAATAGCTAAAGACTGCACAAATGGCCCATCAATCAAAATATCTAATTGCTCTAACAATGCTTGAGAACCTGGAGGCGCAGATTCAGATTGCAGTTGCTGGAGGGTGAAACCAGTAAAAGACATGACATTTAAACCAGCTGCTTTGAGTTTTTGCGCCAGTTGAGCTAATGCGGGTGCTTGCCAAAAGGGTTCGCCACCGGAGAATGTTACGCCTTGATTTTGCGGTTTGCTCAAAATTTGCTCAACGAGACTATCAACACTAACTAATTGGTTAATCTCAAATGTCCAAGAATCAGGATTAAAACAGCCAGGACACTCACGGGGACAGCCTTGTACCCAGACGACAGCACGGCAACCAGGGCCATTCACCTCTGACTCATCAATGTAACCCATAATATTGAGATAGCCAGGGGGAATTTCTGGGAGTGTGAGTGATGGGTTGGTTGACTTGGTTTCCATCTATGATTCTCCTTGGAATGGTTAACTATGACAAAGCCATCGGGGCGCAACGCACCGGAATGCTGGTAGCATCGTAAATTGCATCACCTACAGCATTGAGGACATCAAGACTGATACACTTAAGTTGGTGAAAAGCACCAGCATAGGATTCAACTGCATTATTTCCCCTAGCATCCAATTGACGAGTCAAAACACGGGGACGGGAAGGAACATTGAGTTGAATCTCATCAGGACTTAGACGCTGGATGATTTGGATGTAATCTTCTATCATTTCCGTTGTCCAGGGAGATAACAACATAGTTTGGATCGTCAATTTTCCTTGATATTCCCCGCGAAATTCCTCGATACCAGCCAAGATACGCTGTAGGTTTATTGTCTCTACTGGCTGATTGATGCGCTGCAATTGATTTGACGAAATAGCATCTAATTTGACAGCAACAATATCTGCTAGTTGTAAAGCATGACGTACCATGCGATCGCCTAGTAGGGTGCTGTTAGTCAATACTACCGTAGGTCTTGTTATTACCTGTTTAGCGATCGCCAAAATTTCTTCTAAATTTAATGCTAAGGTGGGTTCGCCACTGCCACTGAGTGTTACTACATCTATTTGTTCATTGGTGTCTAAAGCTTGCAAATCACTGAGTAATTGGGCTGTAGATACAAAAACTTGACGTTGAGTGCTATGAGTTTGAATTTGTCCTAACTGACAATATA carries:
- a CDS encoding response regulator, which translates into the protein MTTQQLTRENDNLDLQQLLKTLTAVKKGDFSARMPIDQTGMAGKIADALNEIIEQNEQMTSELQRISNVVGKEGTITERASLGNVRGSWSDSINSVNTLITDLVQLNAETTRVIRAVANGDLSQSINLEIDNRPLQGEFLQTANIVNTMVNRLGSFASEVTRVAREVGTEGKLGVQAEVKGVAGTWKDLTDNVNLMAGNLTGQVRNIAEVATAIANGDLSKKITVDVKGEILELKNTVNTMVDQLNSFASEVTRVAREVGTEGKLGVQAEVKGVAGTWKDLTDNVNLMAGNLTAQVRNIATVTTAVANGDLSKKITVDVKGEIRELKNTINIMVDQLGSFASEVTRVAREVGTEGKLGVQAEVKGVGGTWKDLTDSVNFMAGSLTAQVRNIAEVTTAVANGDLSKKITVDVKGEILELKNTINTMVDQLNSFASEVTRVAREVGTEGKLGVQAYVRGVGGTWKDLTDNVNSMAGNLTAQVRNIAEVTKAVANGDLSKKITVDVKGEILELKNTINTMVDQLSSFASEVTRVAREVGTEGKLGGQAQVQGVAGTWKDLTDNVNSMAGNLTAQVRGIARVVTAVANGDLKRKLMLNAQGEIEALAETINEMIDTLATFANQVTTVAREVGIEGKLGGQAKVPGAAGTWKDLTDNVNELAATLTTQLRAIAEVATAVTKGDLTRSITVEAQGEVATLKDNINQMIANLRETTQKNNEQDWLKTNLAKFTRMLQGQRDLETVTKLILSELAPLVGAQHGVFYLMESTEHPPYLQLLSSYAYRQRKHLANRFYLGEGLVGQCALEKASILLTEVPDDYIKISSGLGEATPLNAVVLPVLFEGQVTAVIELASFRRFSEIHLTFLDQLTESIAIVLNTIAASMRTEELLKQSQSLAEELQSQQDELRETNQLLEEQAESLRASEELLRKQQEELQQTNTELEEKAELLEQQKQEVERKNREIEQARCSLEDKAEQLALSSKYKSEFLANMSHELRTPLNSLLILAQLLKDNVDGNLTSKQIEYSQTIYSAGNDLLALINDILDLAKIESGTMSVNPSPILLAELAEQIERNFGQVAQNQGLNFVIELAPELPISINTDVKRLQQILKNLLSNAFKFTEQGEVRLRIAVAKPGSSQTTLNRAQSVIAFAVSDTGIGIAPDKQKIIFEAFQQADGTTSRKYGGTGLGLSISREIANLLGGEIKLVSQLGQGSTFTLYLPQLSPEFRVLSNESLISQLTPNPQSLVPSPQSLLEDDRATITTTQDSNVLLIIEDDVNFARILIDMARQQGFQVITAQNGSLGLSLAQEFQPTAILLDIRLPEMDGWTVLDRLKHDPNTRHIPVHIITIEEGRQRGLQLGAIAYLQKPVTSEAISEALSKIKGFVERRVKNLLVVEDDDTQRRSIVDLIGNSDVATTAVGNGAAALAAIRTQHFDCVVLDLGLPDMTGLELIEQMKREPNGATLPIIVYTGREISKAQETELRRIAETIIIKDVRSPERLLDETALFLHRVQANLPASQRQIIEQLHSQDDLLAGKKVLIVDDDVRNIFALTSMLERYQMQVIYAENGREGLQLLESQPDIDVVLMDIMMPEMDGYETMQLIRLQEQFQSLPMIALTAKAMPGDRDQCIAAGASDYIAKPVETTQLISLLRVWLYQ
- the ureG gene encoding urease accessory protein UreG, which codes for MNAFRVGVAGPVGSGKTALVDAMCKALRDRYQIAVVTNDIYTQEDAQFLVRSQALASDRILGVETGGCPHTAIREDASMNLAAIEQLEHHFLNLDLVFLESGGDNLAATFSPELVDLTIYVIDVAAGDKIPRKGGPGITKSDLLVINKTDLAPYVGADLSVMERDAQKMRGDKPFVFTNLKTQSGLMEVINFVCQHLC
- a CDS encoding DUF6887 family protein — its product is MTTDFNTMTKAELRAYVINNPHDQAAFYAFVDRFTSGASPDTFTMAQSPAEIAEVAKLIRQKVAQVNAE
- a CDS encoding DUF6888 family protein; translated protein: MTILPTAEQGIMCVTLCQSLTNTFTPIFIVRLDERTGNVFILAGDNIQIEIYRNGRWRFI
- a CDS encoding urease accessory protein UreF — translated: MDIITLTNSHFLHILQLASSALPVGAYSYSEGLETLVEHGTITNQVTLQRWLEAELRYGAIRLEAAVMLRASQAVTRGDIERLCYWNSWLSAARETQELRNSSWQMGRSLMQLLGKIQPQILPLVNAVGNPSNYAIAFGMAAAHWQIHPQAALLAYLHSWATNLMTAGVKLIPLGQTAGQEILLELQPLITHATVEIMSLADDDMACCSWGLSLASMQHETQYTRLFRS
- the ureE gene encoding urease accessory protein UreE, which codes for MLTLTQRKPPNPDTVVAFTLALTAEERTRSRHRFETADGKVVFLRLPRGTVLRDGDILQDESNGSLIRIAAKPEPVLTVVAATPVLLMRAAYHLGNRHVPVEITANYLRLSPDPVLCNLLEQMGLNITEEILPFQPELGAYGHHHPH
- a CDS encoding 4Fe-4S single cluster domain-containing protein, with the protein product METKSTNPSLTLPEIPPGYLNIMGYIDESEVNGPGCRAVVWVQGCPRECPGCFNPDSWTFEINQLVSVDSLVEQILSKPQNQGVTFSGGEPFWQAPALAQLAQKLKAAGLNVMSFTGFTLQQLQSESAPPGSQALLEQLDILIDGPFVQSLAINSPNSPVSSRNQRVRVFNPAFADKITWASDQIEVHILKDGNRIVTGYQGWLEWT
- a CDS encoding radical SAM protein, translating into MNAIESRQNPHSSFVYGPVKSWRFGRSLGIDPIGVVSTCSFNCVYCQLGQIQTHSTQRQVFVSTAQLLSDLQALDTNEQIDVVTLSGSGEPTLALNLEEILAIAKQVITRPTVVLTNSTLLGDRMVRHALQLADIVAVKLDAISSNQLQRINQPVETINLQRILAGIEEFRGEYQGKLTIQTMLLSPWTTEMIEDYIQIIQRLSPDEIQLNVPSRPRVLTRQLDARGNNAVESYAGAFHQLKCISLDVLNAVGDAIYDATSIPVRCAPMALS